A genome region from Setaria italica strain Yugu1 chromosome III, Setaria_italica_v2.0, whole genome shotgun sequence includes the following:
- the LOC111256850 gene encoding pectinesterase/pectinesterase inhibitor PPE8B-like has translation MPRWVEPRLRRLLGTRRHKVDAVVSNGGGNHYATINQALAAAPPPAADGTPARRYVIHVRSGTYDEIVNITRSDVTLIGDGMGRTVITGNHCNRTGHDVLQSATLSVNGTGFMARDLTIKNTAGVDAGPAVALMNLADSSICYKCEIDGYQDTLNADCNRQFYHTCNISGTVDFVFGYAKAVFQQCNLLVRRPVPDGHCVVTAQGRGGPNDVSGFVFQDSTVAALPGVDLNGVPTYLGRPWKNHSHVVFMNCFLDGIIHPAGWEGWKDYERLGNIFYGEYQNRGDGANTQGRVKWPGFHIIKDAAEAANFTVQRFIQGDGWLPEFGVKYKGGLE, from the exons ATGCCGCGGTGGGTGGAGCCGCgtctccgccgcctcctgggCACCCGGCGTCACAAGGTGGACGCCGTCGtgtccaacggcggcggcaaccaCTACGCCACCATCAACCAGGCgttggccgccgcgccgcccccagcTGCCGATGGAACGCCCGCTCGCCGCTACGTAATCCATGTACGCTCCGGAACCTACGACGAGATTGTCAACATCACGCGGAGCGACGTCACCCTCATCGGGGACGGGATGGGGCGCACCGTCATCACCGGTAACCACTGCAATCGCACCGGCCACGACGTGCTCCAGTCAGCAACATTGA GCGTTAATGGAACTGGTTTCATGGCCCGAGATCTGACGATCAAGAACACCGCCGGGGTGGATGCGGGTCCGGCGGTGGCCCTCATGAACTTGGCGGATAGCTCCATCTGCTACAAATGTGAGATTGACGGTTACCAGGACACCCTCAACGCAGACTGCAACCGCCAGTTTTATCACACTTGTAACATTTCGGGGACAGTGGACTTCGTTTTTGGGTATGCAAAAGCTGTTTTTCAGCAATGCAACCTTCTGGTCCGCCGTCCGGTGCCGGACGGCCACTGCGTCGTCACGGCCCAGGGCCGTGGCGGGCCCAATGACGTTTCCGGTTTTGTGTTCCAGGACAGCACCGTCGCGGCGCTGCCGGGCGTCGACCTCAACGGGGTGCCCACCTACCTTGGGAGGCCGTGGAAGAACCATTCCCACGTTGTATTCATGAACTGCTTCCTCGACGGAATCATCCATCCTGCTGGCTGGGAGGGGTGGAAAGACTACGAGCGCCTGGGCAACATATTCTACGGCGAATACCAGAATCGGGGGGACGGCGCCAACACCCAAGGGCGCGTCAAGTGGCCGGGATTCCACATCATCAAGGATGCTGCGGAGGCGGCGAATTTCACCGTCCAGAGGTTTATCCAGGGCGACGGGTGGCTTCCTGAGTTCGGTGTCAAGTACAAGGGAGGCCTGGAGTAG